The Sinomonas sp. P10A9 genome includes a window with the following:
- a CDS encoding SulP family inorganic anion transporter has product MSHAVVHALTAARSLLPHRSDYASLRRTWRGDLLAGLTVGIVALPLALAFGVSSGVGAEAGLVTAIVAGLVAAVFGGSHVQVSGPTGAMVVVLAPIVATHGVGAVALLSVLAGVIVVLLGATRLGRAVAYIPWPVVEGFTLGIGVIIFLQQVPSAVSAHVMPGQNTAVAAFEALGAAPWPRAVASVGVVVFVAAVTLLVPRLHRAFPASLIAIVAASFGAALLGLDVERIGSLPPSLPAPSLPGLADLPELTGPAVAIAALAAIESLLSARVASGLAGPDGRTTGPYNPDRELVGQGLASLAAGFFGGMPATGAIARTAVNVRSGGRSRLAAIVHALVLLGVVYLAAPLVAQIPLAALAGVLMVTAGRMVSVRTARRVLGSTRHDAVAFVLTAVITVSFDLIVAIQIGLVAAALLTLRQFAKLGGVRREPIVGPAHDDDERIAVFRLDGLMFFGAAERILSEISGLSSAPGIEVVVLRLSQLRYLDATGAQALVEVIRLLEARGITVLLKGVQEQHLQLVQRVGVIAELRHHRHLFDSLDDAVEHARSHVHRARSV; this is encoded by the coding sequence GTGTCCCATGCAGTGGTCCACGCCCTGACCGCGGCCCGCTCACTCCTGCCCCACCGCTCGGACTACGCCTCGCTGCGCAGGACGTGGCGGGGCGACCTGCTTGCCGGCCTGACGGTCGGCATCGTTGCCCTGCCCCTCGCCCTCGCGTTCGGCGTGAGCTCCGGAGTCGGCGCCGAGGCAGGACTCGTCACGGCGATCGTGGCCGGGCTCGTCGCCGCCGTCTTCGGCGGATCGCACGTGCAGGTGTCCGGACCCACGGGCGCGATGGTCGTGGTGCTCGCACCGATTGTGGCGACCCACGGCGTCGGGGCCGTCGCCCTCCTGTCCGTCCTGGCCGGCGTCATCGTCGTGCTCCTCGGCGCGACACGACTGGGGCGAGCCGTCGCGTACATCCCGTGGCCCGTCGTCGAGGGCTTCACGCTCGGCATCGGCGTCATCATCTTCCTCCAGCAGGTGCCGTCCGCGGTGTCCGCGCACGTCATGCCGGGGCAGAACACCGCCGTTGCCGCATTCGAGGCGCTGGGAGCCGCTCCATGGCCGCGCGCGGTGGCGAGCGTCGGCGTCGTCGTGTTCGTAGCGGCGGTGACGCTCCTCGTGCCTCGCCTCCACCGGGCATTCCCCGCGAGCCTTATTGCGATCGTGGCCGCCTCGTTCGGGGCGGCGCTGCTCGGGCTCGACGTCGAGCGGATCGGTTCGCTCCCCCCGTCGCTCCCCGCGCCTTCACTGCCCGGCCTCGCCGACCTGCCTGAGCTCACTGGGCCCGCGGTGGCCATCGCTGCGCTCGCGGCCATAGAGTCGCTCCTCTCGGCGCGGGTCGCCTCGGGGCTTGCCGGCCCGGACGGACGGACCACTGGACCCTACAACCCGGACCGCGAGCTCGTGGGCCAGGGGCTCGCATCGCTTGCGGCGGGATTCTTCGGCGGCATGCCCGCGACGGGCGCGATCGCCCGCACCGCGGTCAACGTCCGTTCGGGTGGGCGGTCGCGGCTCGCGGCGATCGTGCACGCGCTCGTGCTGCTCGGCGTCGTCTACCTCGCGGCACCTCTCGTCGCCCAGATTCCCCTCGCGGCCCTTGCGGGCGTGCTCATGGTGACGGCGGGCCGCATGGTGTCGGTCCGGACAGCGCGCCGCGTCCTCGGGTCCACACGGCATGATGCGGTGGCGTTCGTCCTGACGGCGGTGATCACGGTCTCGTTCGACCTCATCGTCGCCATCCAGATCGGCCTTGTGGCGGCGGCCCTGCTCACGCTGCGGCAGTTCGCCAAGCTCGGCGGTGTGCGGCGGGAACCGATCGTCGGCCCGGCCCACGACGACGACGAGCGCATCGCCGTCTTCCGGCTGGATGGCCTCATGTTCTTCGGCGCCGCGGAGCGGATCCTCTCCGAGATCTCGGGGCTGTCGTCGGCCCCTGGCATCGAGGTGGTGGTGCTGCGGCTCTCACAGCTGCGATACCTCGACGCAACGGGCGCTCAGGCGCTCGTCGAGGTGATCAGGCTCCTCGAGGCGCGCGGCATCACCGTACTGCTCAAGGGCGTGCAGGAGCAGCATCTCCAGCTCGTGCAGCGTGTGGGCGTCATTGCCGAACTGCGGCACCACAGGCACCTCTTCGACTCGCTCGACGACGCCGTGGAACACGCCCGCAGCCACGTGCACCGCGCCCGGAGCGTCTGA
- a CDS encoding MaoC family dehydratase gives MPVFDQLETGLEIGRREIAVTRADLVKYAGASGDFNPIHWNNDFAVSVELPGVIAHGMFTMGAAVQLVTDWAGDPGAVLDYQTRFTKPVPVADTTGTDDPGAVLEVVGTVGALDPEARTARIDLMVTAAGQRVLTKAQALVRLA, from the coding sequence ATGCCTGTCTTCGACCAGCTTGAGACGGGCCTCGAGATCGGCCGCCGCGAGATCGCGGTGACGCGCGCCGACCTCGTGAAATACGCCGGTGCCTCGGGCGATTTCAATCCGATCCACTGGAACAACGACTTCGCCGTCTCCGTCGAGCTGCCCGGCGTGATCGCGCACGGCATGTTCACGATGGGCGCGGCCGTCCAGCTCGTCACTGACTGGGCCGGCGATCCCGGCGCCGTCCTCGACTACCAGACGCGCTTCACGAAGCCCGTTCCCGTGGCCGACACAACGGGCACGGATGATCCCGGCGCCGTCCTCGAGGTAGTCGGCACTGTCGGGGCGCTCGATCCCGAGGCCCGCACCGCCCGCATCGACCTCATGGTGACCGCGGCCGGCCAGCGCGTGCTGACCAAGGCGCAGGCGCTCGTCCGGCTCGCCTGA
- a CDS encoding MFS transporter produces the protein MSRTPALAPSPEVRRWRLAVVAAYGASGIAFSSWVSRVPALKEDLGLTPGGVGLLLLCMTLASFASVSASGLIVIRLGSARTIQAGSLLVGAGLVLLGLGASVARSPIAAAVGFAVIGLGTASWNTASNVEGAAVERALRRFIMPRLHGAFSIGTVLGAVVGAWAAAAAVPLAWHLGVAGLIVAVAVVTAGTFLRADAAPTSRAAHDGGLAAAGDAAPSSVLAAPDEGVQAAEGVHAAGGRAQVAAAWRDRRTVLLGVMVLGLALAEGAAGDWVALALADGYGVTQALGATGYSVFVVAMAVGRFLGTPVLNRHGRVPALRACGILALVGLALFVLAPTLWLAFVGLVVWGLGASLGFPVGMSAAADDPMHAAARVSVVSTIGYGAFLCGPPLLGFVAEFTGVRYSLLTVLVFVLVSLVLAGQAARRPGITVSAVSA, from the coding sequence GTGTCCCGGACCCCCGCTCTTGCCCCGTCCCCGGAGGTGCGGCGCTGGCGCCTCGCCGTCGTTGCAGCGTACGGCGCGAGCGGCATCGCCTTCTCGAGCTGGGTATCGCGCGTCCCTGCCCTGAAGGAGGATCTGGGCCTCACGCCCGGCGGCGTCGGCCTTCTCCTGCTGTGCATGACGCTCGCCTCGTTCGCGTCGGTCTCGGCCTCGGGGCTCATCGTGATCCGCCTCGGCTCCGCGCGAACCATCCAGGCCGGCTCCCTCCTCGTGGGTGCGGGCCTCGTCCTGCTGGGGCTCGGCGCGAGCGTGGCCCGCTCGCCCATCGCGGCTGCCGTCGGCTTCGCGGTCATCGGACTCGGGACGGCGAGCTGGAACACGGCCTCGAACGTCGAGGGTGCGGCCGTCGAGCGGGCTCTGCGGAGGTTCATCATGCCCAGGCTGCATGGCGCGTTCAGCATCGGCACGGTGCTGGGCGCCGTCGTGGGGGCATGGGCCGCCGCTGCGGCCGTGCCGCTCGCATGGCATCTGGGGGTCGCGGGCCTGATCGTTGCCGTCGCTGTCGTCACGGCAGGGACATTCCTGCGCGCGGACGCCGCGCCCACGTCCCGCGCGGCGCACGACGGCGGGCTGGCCGCCGCCGGGGACGCCGCGCCGTCGTCCGTGCTCGCCGCGCCAGACGAAGGCGTGCAGGCCGCGGAAGGCGTGCACGCCGCGGGCGGCCGTGCCCAGGTTGCGGCCGCGTGGAGGGACCGGCGCACCGTGCTGCTCGGTGTCATGGTGCTGGGACTCGCGTTGGCGGAGGGCGCGGCGGGGGACTGGGTCGCGCTCGCGCTCGCGGACGGCTACGGCGTCACCCAGGCACTCGGCGCAACCGGCTACAGCGTGTTCGTGGTGGCCATGGCCGTGGGCCGGTTCCTCGGCACACCCGTCCTGAACCGGCACGGCCGGGTGCCCGCGCTGCGGGCCTGTGGGATCCTCGCGCTCGTGGGCCTCGCACTGTTCGTGCTCGCGCCGACGCTCTGGCTCGCGTTCGTGGGCCTCGTCGTGTGGGGCCTCGGCGCTTCTCTCGGCTTCCCGGTGGGCATGTCCGCCGCGGCCGACGATCCCATGCACGCCGCGGCGCGTGTCTCGGTCGTCTCGACCATCGGCTATGGCGCGTTCCTCTGCGGGCCCCCGCTGCTGGGGTTCGTTGCCGAATTCACGGGGGTGCGCTACTCGCTCCTGACGGTGCTGGTATTCGTGCTCGTGAGCCTGGTCCTCGCGGGCCAGGCTGCCCGCCGGCCCGGTATCACCGTCAGCGCCGTATCGGCCTGA
- a CDS encoding metalloregulator ArsR/SmtB family transcription factor gives MFSDREAPLYEIKANLFKGLAHPARIRILEILADSPTQSAPVSELLEGTGLEASHLSQHLATLRRHRVVRSVRTASTVTYSLAHPKIAELLAIARTFLLDSLADTREQLEAASALPAVGIVGAAATHDGAAR, from the coding sequence ATGTTCAGCGACCGCGAGGCCCCGCTCTACGAGATCAAGGCGAACCTGTTCAAGGGCCTCGCCCACCCGGCGCGGATCCGCATCCTCGAGATCCTCGCCGACTCCCCCACCCAGTCGGCGCCCGTGAGCGAGCTCCTCGAGGGAACCGGGCTCGAGGCCTCGCACCTCTCCCAGCACCTCGCGACGCTGCGCCGGCACCGCGTCGTCAGGAGCGTGCGCACGGCCAGCACTGTGACCTATTCGCTCGCCCACCCGAAGATCGCCGAGCTTCTCGCGATCGCCCGTACCTTCCTCCTCGACAGCCTCGCGGACACCCGCGAGCAACTCGAGGCCGCGTCCGCGCTGCCCGCTGTCGGCATCGTGGGCGCCGCAGCGACGCACGACGGCGCCGCCCGGTGA
- a CDS encoding DUF3188 domain-containing protein, giving the protein MTNDFWETASPLYKKVVFSGMAFLGVGIVLTVIANLSHITWLVYASMAIIGVGLVTHLAGLGIRVRDAKRRLKQ; this is encoded by the coding sequence GTGACGAACGACTTCTGGGAGACGGCGTCGCCGCTGTACAAGAAGGTTGTGTTCTCGGGCATGGCTTTCCTGGGGGTCGGGATCGTGCTGACCGTCATTGCCAACCTGAGCCACATCACGTGGCTCGTCTACGCGTCCATGGCGATCATCGGCGTCGGCCTCGTCACTCACCTTGCGGGGCTTGGCATCCGGGTCCGCGACGCGAAGCGCCGCCTCAAGCAGTAG
- a CDS encoding FAS1-like dehydratase domain-containing protein: protein MAINPDLAGRVYPSAEVYAVAREKIREFARAVKAGHPAHYDVDAAHALGHADLVAPPTFAIIVAQRADAQLIADPESGIDFSRVVHAEQRFTHHRPIVAGDRLTAELHVDKVRAMGGGAMVTTRAEISAEDGSPVATTTSSILVRGEGQ from the coding sequence ATGGCCATCAACCCCGATCTCGCCGGCCGCGTGTATCCGTCCGCCGAGGTGTATGCCGTTGCCCGCGAGAAGATCCGCGAGTTCGCCCGTGCCGTCAAGGCCGGTCACCCCGCGCACTACGACGTCGACGCCGCCCATGCCCTCGGGCACGCCGACCTTGTGGCGCCGCCGACCTTCGCGATCATCGTCGCCCAGCGGGCCGACGCGCAGCTCATCGCGGACCCCGAGTCGGGCATCGACTTCTCGCGCGTGGTCCACGCCGAGCAGCGCTTCACGCACCACCGGCCGATTGTCGCGGGGGACCGGCTGACGGCTGAGCTCCATGTGGATAAGGTCCGGGCGATGGGCGGCGGGGCGATGGTCACGACGCGCGCGGAGATCTCGGCGGAGGACGGCTCCCCGGTTGCCACTACGACGTCGTCCATTCTCGTGCGGGGAGAAGGCCAGTGA